One genomic region from Desulforegula conservatrix Mb1Pa encodes:
- a CDS encoding DUF7706 family protein, whose product MIITLDMTEQEAEVFSEFLKRMGLGDYQAKAQTTDEAYLMQDAGEKIRKALAEYGFSPR is encoded by the coding sequence ATGATAATAACCCTGGATATGACAGAACAAGAGGCAGAGGTCTTTTCTGAATTTCTGAAAAGAATGGGCCTGGGTGATTATCAGGCCAAGGCGCAGACAACAGACGAGGCCTATTTGATGCAGGATGCCGGAGAAAAAATAAGGAAAGCCCTGGCCGAATATGGCTTTTCGCCAAGATAA
- a CDS encoding helix-turn-helix domain-containing protein, with protein sequence MRVRTKKHHTENNDMARFIGPLDKIAEIRKFADSLGLVDIEESVCYRDVFPEYAGKEIQTALRAYRTREGLTQDQLAKLAGIPRRHISDMENGRRPIGKENAKKLAGVLNADYRMLM encoded by the coding sequence ATGCGGGTACGCACGAAAAAGCACCATACTGAAAATAATGACATGGCAAGATTTATTGGCCCACTTGATAAAATAGCAGAAATTAGAAAATTTGCTGATTCGCTTGGTCTTGTCGATATAGAGGAGAGTGTTTGTTACCGTGACGTTTTTCCTGAATACGCTGGCAAAGAAATACAAACGGCCCTCAGAGCTTATCGAACAAGAGAAGGTTTGACTCAGGATCAACTTGCTAAACTTGCGGGTATTCCACGACGCCATATTTCAGACATGGAAAATGGACGCCGACCCATAGGTAAAGAGAATGCCAAAAAATTAGCAGGGGTTCTTAATGCGGATTATAGAATGCTTATGTAG
- a CDS encoding class I SAM-dependent methyltransferase has translation MQDKDHWERVYSFTAANKVSWFQEHAELSLKLIQETGSSLSAAIIDVGGGVSTLVDGLLAIGYEDLTVLDLSGAALAAAKRRLASRSSIVKWIEANIIEVSLPENVYDIWHDRAVFHFLTEHEARMAYINKVMHAVKPGGHVIVATFAENGPTMCSGLPVMRYSSDELHAEFGKPFKLLRHEKESHITPGGIVQEFVYCYCCKEVC, from the coding sequence ATGCAAGATAAAGATCACTGGGAAAGAGTCTATTCATTCACGGCAGCAAATAAAGTTAGCTGGTTTCAGGAACACGCGGAACTTTCTTTAAAACTAATCCAAGAAACAGGCTCATCTTTATCAGCTGCAATTATTGATGTAGGTGGCGGAGTATCAACACTTGTTGATGGTCTTTTGGCTATCGGATATGAGGATTTAACGGTTCTTGACCTATCTGGAGCAGCATTAGCTGCGGCCAAGCGCAGGCTTGCTTCTCGCAGTAGTATTGTCAAATGGATAGAGGCAAATATTATTGAAGTCTCATTACCAGAGAATGTCTATGATATTTGGCATGACAGGGCCGTTTTCCATTTTCTTACTGAACACGAAGCTCGCATGGCTTATATAAACAAAGTCATGCATGCGGTTAAGCCCGGCGGCCATGTCATTGTTGCCACGTTTGCAGAAAATGGCCCAACGATGTGCAGCGGACTGCCCGTTATGCGTTACAGCTCTGACGAACTCCATGCAGAGTTTGGGAAACCATTTAAATTGCTCCGGCATGAAAAAGAGTCACATATTACTCCAGGTGGTATAGTTCAAGAATTCGTTTATTGCTACTGTTGCAAGGAAGTCTGCTAA
- a CDS encoding MFS transporter has product MINNHEATGSGAASKLFWNFKIKRPRLMKKSNRDIKLLFLTRIIRLFAYGFMSVILVLLLAETGLKDGKIGLILTLTLAGDVFVSLWVTTVADRIGRRKMLVLGAVLMALSGLVFVVTNNPWLLTIAAILGIISPSGNEIGPFLSIEQAALSHIIPDHKRTSAFGWYNFAGSFATAIGALTSGWLAKLLLLYSFTALESYRYIMLGYAISGVMLIVIFLKLSAEVESQPVTVEIEKPTIKPKMGLHQSKGIVAKLSALFALDAFAGGFVIQSIMAYWFHTKFGVDTGVLGSIFFGANILAGISALLATNIAARIGLINTMVFTHIPSNILLCLVPLMPNLGLAIALLLLRYSISQMDVPTRQSYTMAVVAPDERTAASGITNIARSIGAAASPALSGLLLANPLFFSAPFFLAGGLKIIYDLFLYKMFLNVRPPEENRLKKEVFDCINADEPC; this is encoded by the coding sequence ATGATTAACAATCATGAAGCCACTGGTTCCGGAGCAGCTTCTAAACTATTCTGGAACTTTAAAATAAAAAGGCCAAGGCTTATGAAAAAATCAAACAGAGATATAAAGCTTCTATTTTTAACCCGCATAATAAGACTTTTTGCCTACGGATTCATGTCAGTAATTCTGGTCCTGCTTCTTGCCGAAACCGGGCTTAAAGACGGAAAAATAGGCCTTATTCTCACACTTACACTCGCAGGCGATGTTTTTGTTTCACTTTGGGTCACAACGGTAGCAGACCGGATTGGCAGAAGAAAAATGCTTGTCCTGGGAGCCGTCCTCATGGCTCTGTCAGGGCTGGTCTTTGTAGTGACAAATAATCCGTGGCTGCTGACAATCGCCGCAATTTTGGGAATAATAAGCCCAAGCGGAAACGAAATTGGCCCTTTTCTTTCCATAGAACAGGCTGCCTTGTCACATATTATTCCTGATCACAAAAGAACATCTGCCTTTGGATGGTATAATTTTGCAGGGTCATTTGCCACTGCCATTGGAGCATTAACAAGCGGATGGTTGGCAAAATTATTACTACTCTACAGCTTCACAGCATTGGAATCATACAGATATATAATGCTTGGCTATGCCATAAGCGGAGTTATGCTGATTGTAATATTCTTGAAATTATCGGCTGAAGTTGAAAGCCAGCCTGTAACGGTTGAAATTGAAAAGCCCACCATAAAACCTAAAATGGGGCTTCACCAATCAAAAGGTATTGTTGCCAAACTTAGCGCATTGTTTGCCCTCGATGCCTTCGCTGGCGGGTTTGTCATCCAGAGCATAATGGCATACTGGTTCCATACTAAATTTGGCGTTGATACAGGCGTTCTCGGAAGTATTTTCTTTGGAGCCAACATCCTGGCAGGGATTTCAGCTCTTCTGGCAACAAATATTGCTGCAAGGATTGGGCTTATTAACACGATGGTTTTTACACATATTCCATCAAATATTTTGCTGTGCCTTGTTCCTTTAATGCCTAATCTTGGACTTGCCATCGCTTTACTATTGCTCAGATACAGCATTTCCCAGATGGATGTTCCAACAAGGCAGTCATACACAATGGCGGTTGTCGCTCCAGATGAACGAACAGCAGCGTCAGGCATCACAAATATAGCGCGCTCAATTGGCGCGGCAGCATCCCCTGCTCTAAGCGGTCTGCTTCTGGCTAACCCGCTTTTTTTTAGCGCACCGTTTTTTCTGGCTGGCGGGTTGAAAATTATTTACGATCTGTTTCTTTACAAAATGTTCCTGAATGTCAGACCTCCTGAAGAAAATAGATTAAAAAAAGAAGTTTTTGATTGTATAAACGCAGATGAACCATGCTGA
- a CDS encoding HDIG domain-containing metalloprotein, producing the protein MPPYEKHLETSVKRTGNDYQTMHDWLDNNPDKNIKTERHNLDILPENIEYVRSNWGDEAVVEYLQHIAEDLLMKEIAILEKSGCPEEAILHSVEVARKALEISARVKIPVDRKLIAMGAVFHDLGKAKTSGMQHGEIGAQMAADLGLEQEIIDIILKHIRGGLTEAEAVELGLPVRDYTLRTPEEKIVIYADRMVDIYVDKIVPDTNEKDAEDRFVKILQQYEKYGKNEITLKRYIVLHQEIHEWMND; encoded by the coding sequence ATGCCTCCATATGAAAAACACCTTGAAACCAGCGTAAAAAGAACAGGCAATGATTATCAGACAATGCACGACTGGCTTGATAACAACCCGGACAAAAATATAAAAACAGAGCGTCATAATCTGGATATTCTCCCGGAAAATATTGAATATGTTCGTTCCAATTGGGGCGATGAGGCTGTTGTTGAATATCTCCAGCATATTGCCGAAGACCTGCTTATGAAGGAAATAGCAATTCTTGAGAAATCAGGCTGCCCAGAAGAAGCAATTTTACATAGCGTGGAAGTTGCAAGGAAAGCCTTGGAAATTTCAGCAAGGGTAAAAATTCCGGTAGATAGAAAACTCATTGCAATGGGTGCGGTTTTTCATGATCTTGGCAAAGCAAAGACTTCTGGAATGCAGCATGGAGAAATAGGCGCTCAGATGGCGGCAGACCTTGGTCTTGAGCAGGAAATAATAGATATTATTCTAAAACATATTAGGGGAGGACTGACAGAAGCCGAAGCTGTTGAGTTAGGTCTGCCTGTGAGGGATTATACCCTTAGAACTCCTGAAGAAAAAATAGTCATCTACGCGGACAGAATGGTGGATATCTATGTTGATAAGATTGTTCCGGACACAAATGAAAAAGATGCTGAAGACCGTTTTGTTAAAATTCTTCAGCAGTATGAAAAATACGGCAAAAATGAAATCACGCTGAAGAGATATATTGTCTTGCATCAGGAAATACATGAATGGATGAATGATTAA
- a CDS encoding Chromate resistance protein ChrB, translating to MDEKQKWIMLTYKPPKARTSAAKVALWRKLKKLGVYQVQDSVCVLPFSEKNMEDFQWVSAEVIEIGGEASVWSINALSSETEKDLRDYFINQTNIQYQKLRADCAEITDEKELRKLWSLFHRIKAQDYLKSPLSVEVKAVFENRMEELAHMEIKK from the coding sequence ATGGACGAGAAACAAAAATGGATAATGCTGACTTACAAACCGCCAAAAGCCAGAACATCTGCTGCCAAGGTGGCTTTGTGGAGAAAACTTAAAAAGCTAGGAGTTTATCAGGTGCAGGACTCTGTCTGCGTTCTTCCTTTTTCTGAAAAAAATATGGAAGATTTCCAGTGGGTTTCTGCCGAGGTAATCGAAATTGGCGGTGAAGCATCAGTTTGGTCAATAAACGCCCTCAGCTCTGAAACAGAAAAAGATTTGAGGGATTATTTTATTAATCAAACAAACATTCAGTATCAAAAGCTGAGGGCTGACTGTGCAGAAATCACAGACGAAAAGGAGTTGAGAAAGCTGTGGAGTCTTTTTCACAGAATAAAGGCCCAAGACTATCTCAAATCACCACTTTCTGTTGAGGTTAAGGCTGTTTTTGAAAATCGCATGGAAGAACTTGCCCATATGGAGATAAAAAAATGA